The following proteins come from a genomic window of Venturia canescens isolate UGA chromosome 4, ASM1945775v1, whole genome shotgun sequence:
- the LOC122408927 gene encoding serine/arginine repetitive matrix protein 2-like isoform X1, with translation MPIGSRRLVPRATGVSMLSVENSWASQVLASATTNIKDMARFQQRQLAEKEQKLLQLYDQQQLRAHQVAQRGSAGSNGSNGSGHGNTSHHQTVTRTSTTTHATSNSQGGGGKVRQMFDERRQTTVKGIDKSYPLEPLENRSRKHQTTTTTSNVTVNSTSQLKNGNPTSNRRSVVTRRTVRSEANSNVNDGKPVVTYHEEVSREISDLNDRDNEQEEFGDDNFHVSRYENGNRRVDRPNQLEIEDVTNENTSQRHRTTAKIHLAEFERSNVTNLENEPFPNDEIINMPEKLPGRSSTGRKSFQSETKLERPKISNVKKTGQPIKQVAGNTTSFTKKRNDNSALSGSSTRASAVTIRMEGEVSRGRSTSPELEGSRKSRTSSPEVSENKGKLTNPAASPVTKMSGVTRVSQLSQNNSTDFYPRRKSEFEKSKTFRKLQLELGESSPEPNEPEDLPPSVFSTQCRKRSSIFNENTHSSERRSSASSAVYDKFYSKEGKASPESQSSNYRRESRAENDDRNTESSSFDSDTYSSKRRSFSSSSPTIDHGFSNGRKESLEKSSKRAESQTRFSSPTFRRKSTSKNEESKTLDEGTKTSTFDSSTYSSKQHSTTWNPTGNRDFSKERKTSQEKSGSPGQPQSSNYPRKSAETKERRKTSKEEIHKTSFDSTTDYLRRRSSSSSPFGENDSSQKRRKSYEKSPERPESRAGSTTSSYRRDSLTSRDERRTKSNYESSTFASRIRSGSPMLIVDYDLSEERSAIYETSQNRPASRGRSQSPTPRGESMMERDEKFYENDSKNFASSTYSSRQHSASPVPPVEHGYSEDEEPSRKISYEAPRSRGGSESPTGRRESVVERDERSAERRTTNFASSTYASRQHVAHPTSPGDDRHPEDRRTSHSISHEAPGSRERSQSPNRRGSLIEHDERSTGNDTSFASSTFSSRQHAAYPASTADDPYPEDRQTSHTLSHRGPGSRERSQSPVYPRESFIERDERSTGKDFASPTFSSRQHAAWPMASDEYSQTRVTSHTMSHEARDTRERSQSPAYRRESITEHDERSIKRETAKFASANFSTRQHSDYTTSYGDGNRSEDRKTSYTISQEAPRSRERSQSPTFRRGSYVKDLDAAGVASGEAETSSYEASTFSSRCHSTFQAPTADYDFPSQGRAGREKSPEDRSPRRESQSPIHRRESIVKSDDKKASTFASSAYSSRRRSSSSSPILDSDIPKERARGHDRDDLILQNRPKSGENLRSFELIKKIVRPPSPDKKTNATSTKKASTDRRTTLEDIELSTESSKLRETTKRPKSPVHKVVKKDKPPTAMTKREKTTKTSETNTRGSGSRTISPSPDTAIAGPAAFEVTKNECRPTGNKKIETKVQRNSKDTNSTKEKAMKKANSDVSRPDDGKDSRRSSSEITVKRHDTFKVAKPNENTVNVCPEAIGKDKEENLAKKSREEFKDKSQLLERIEKIRSTLSRSGRSEQNLRSNGFERTDSVESALKRFDSIGVETEHHVTVGVDEPDRVPPKAKSETFYSTDVKKIPVTEEIIVKKTIAPLCRPAKTTVAVVKAQPRQTDAKSLTPGREREVAKSGKSKREKSMTTVTTPRNTDKKMVSKSHEAQKRATSMVKKSRLRSEEPSGRGEGRRMDSSPLCKRKLFEDSESEMESENVSSTIVLTATTRVTNNSPIIMEIETKNNRESVRNSAKGSLKMESSFGESKMENEPAKILRSIEDIRKSIKRESQDFKRELNKFNKAMRRNSSTRDSPDSILTSGTVSCVQITKTFKSGDRQPVVKIEKSIVKLPIAHRVAKSQSPDIGTKRSVDTRTKTTTNNLVRRSVPSSPARIADTSNRCGSSELRVSEAKSSMRTLSSPGSRETKNLREYSITTEYTDVTDGTRNGCETTETEIMQTATTRKNSDAFVSDFNDPECLENKKSASSREEFSVGKRPSERSLTSQRQYGSATISTSSRPASALSTTSSATSTRGQSPQINSKSKMSTKAKSPSSDGARGPNSNPRTAPPATDANDGLVSCKICSRRFNSDRVARHEQICSKTTTKKRKQFDATSHRVKGTELEQFVKKGASRKSQADRKAQKPEVKSNWRRKHDDFINAIRSAKQVSAHLAAGGKLSDLPPPPPSDTSDYVQCPHCGRKFNQGAADRHIPKCQTMMHNKPNSRAPPKPKR, from the exons ATGCCGATCGGATCTCGTCGGCTGGTACCCCGTGCCACTGGTGTATCGATGCTCAGCGTTGAAAATTCGTGGGCGTCTCAAGTACTCGCGTCAGCGACCACAAATATCAAAGACATG GCACGATTCCAGCAGCGCCAGCTCGCCGAGAAGGAGCAAAAGTTGTTGCAGCTTTACGATCAGCAGCAACTTCGAGCTCATCAGGTAGCCCAAAGAGGTAGTGCGGGATCTAACGGTTCGAATGGCTCGGGCCACGGTAACACGAGTCATCATCAGACTgtcacgagaacgagtacgaccACCCACGCGACCTCCAATTCTCAAGGCGGCGGTGGAAAG GTGCGTCAAATGTTTGACGAGAGAAGACAAACCACTGTAAAGGGCATAGACAAGAGTTATCCGCTGGAGCCACTGGAGAATCGTTCCCGCAAGCAtcaaacgacgacgacgacgagcaaCGTCACCGTAAATTCAACGTCCCAACTGAAAAATGGTAATCCTACGAGCAATCGACGAAGCGTCGTGACTCGAAGGACTGTACGTTCCGAGGCGAATAGCAACGTTAACGACGGTAAACCCGTTGTCACGTATCACGAGGAAGTGAGCCGGGAAATCAGCGATTTGAACGATCGTGATAACGAGCAGGAAGAATTTGGTGATGACAACTTTCACGTTTCTCGATACGAGAATGGTAATCGCCGTGTCGATCGGCCCAATCAG CTGGAAATCGAAGACGTTACTAACGAAAACACAAGCCAGAGACACAGAACTACTGCAAAAATTCACCTGGCGGAATTCGAACGATCGAACGTAACTAATCTCGAAAACGAGCCATTTCCAAACGACGAAATCATCAACATGCCAGAAAAATTGCCCGGACGATCATCAACCGGAAGAAAATCTTTCCAGTCGGAGACCAAACTTGAACGACCTAAAAtttcaaacgtcaaaaaaacCGGCCAACCGATCAAACAGGTCGCTGGTAACACTACGAGCTttacgaaaaaacgaaacgacAACAGCGCTCTATCCGGCTCGTCCACCAG AGCGTCAGCAGTGACGATAAGGATGGAGGGAGAAGTTTCGAGGGGACGCTCGACGAGTCCGGAACTCGAAGGATCTAGAAAGTCCAGAACCTCCTCGCCCGAAGTGTCTGAAAATAAAGGGAAATTAACGAACCCCGCAGCATCTCCGGTCACCAAGATGTCCGGTGTTACGAGAGTCAGTCAGCTTTCTCAGAACAACTCGACTGACTTTTATCCGCGAAGAAAATcagaattcgaaaaatcgaaaacattCAGGAAGTTGCAGCTTGAACTGGGAGAGTCTTCGCCCGAACCGAATGAACCGGAAGATCTTCCTCCGAGCGTGTTCAGCACTCAGTGCAGGAAGCGAAGCtccatttttaatgaaaatactcATTCATCCGAGCGCCGTTCGTCCGCTTCGAGTGCAGTTTACGATAAATTTTACTCGAAGGAAGGAAAAGCGAGTCCCGAATCCCAAAGTTCGAATTACCGAAGAGAATCGCGGGCGGAAAACGATGACAGAAACACCGAAAGTTCGAGTTTCGATTCCGACACTTACTCATCGAAACGTCGATCGTTCTCGTCGAGCAGCCCAACGATCGATCACGGATTTTCAAACGGACGGAAGGAGAGCCtggaaaaatcatcgaaacgAGCGGAATCCCAGACGAGATTCTCGAGTCCGACTTTTCGGCGAAAATCAAcgtcgaaaaatgaagaaagcaAAACTCTCGACGAAGGAACGAAAACCTCGACCTTTGACTCGAGCACTTATTCTTCGAAGCAGCATTCGACGACGTGGAATCCAACTGGAAATCGTGATTTctcgaaagaacgaaaaacgaGTCAGGAAAAGTCAGGATCTCCCGGACAACCCCAGAGTTCAAATTATCCAAGAAAATCGGCAGAGACTAAAGAACGTCGAAAGACTTCAAAAGAGGAAATTCACAAAACAAGCTTTGACTCGACCACCGATTACTTGAGACGTCGCTCATCGTCTTCGAGTCCCTTTGGCGAAAATGATTCATCGCAGAAACGTAGAAAGAGCTACGAGAAGTCGCCGGAACGTCCGGAATCTCGAGCAGGATCCACGACCTCAAGCTATCGAAGAGATTCTCTGACGAGCCGCGATGAGCGGAGGACGAAATCCAACTACGAATCGAGTACTTTTGCCTCGCGAATTCGTTCGGGGTCTCCCATGTTGATTGTGGACTACGATCTGTCAGAAGAGCGATCCGCGATCTACGAGACGTCGCAAAATCGTCCAGCCTCTCGAGGGAGATCTCAAAGCCCGACTCCTCGAGGAGAATCTATGATGGAACGTGATGAAAAATTCTACGAAAATGACTCGAAAAACTTCGCTTCCAGCACTTACTCCTCGAGACAACATTCGGCCTCTCCGGTCCCGCCGGTCGAGCACGGTTACTCCGAAGATGAAGAACCGAGTCGTAAAATATCATACGAAGCTCCGAGATCTCGGGGAGGATCCGAGAGTCCGACCGGTCGTCGAGAATCGGTCGTTGAACGTGATGAAAGATCGGCTGAACGACGCACGACGAATTTTGCCTCAAGCACTTATGCCTCGAGGCAACATGTCGCGCATCCAACTTCCCCGGGTGATGATCGCCATCCCGAAGACCGTCGAACGAGCCACTCGATATCGCACGAAGCTCCAGGCTCCCGAGAACGATCTCAAAGCCCAAATCGTCGGGGATCGTTAATCGAACACGACGAACGTTCGACCGGAAACGATACGAGTTTTGCCTCCTCGACTTTCTCCTCGAGACAACATGCAGCCTATCCGGCGTCAACGGCGGATGATCCATACCCGGAAGACCGTCAAACGAGTCACACACTGTCGCACCGCGGCCCGGGGTCCCGAGAACGATCTCAGAGCCCGGTTTACCCTCGGGAATCGTTCATCGAACGCGATGAACGTTCGACCGGAAAAGATTTTGCCTCGCCTACTTTCTCCTCGAGGCAACATGCCGCGTGGCCAATGGCATCGGACGAATATTCTCAAACCCGCGTAACGAGTCACACGATGTCACACGAAGCTCGAGACACTCGAGAACGATCTCAGAGTCCAGCTTACCGGCGAGAATCGATCACTGAACATGACGAAAGGTCGATTAAAAGAGAGACAGCAAAGTTCGCTTCGGCGAATTTCTCCACGAGACAGCATTCGGACTATACAACTTCGTACGGCGATGGCAATCGTTCCGAAGATCGAAAAACGAGTTACACAATATCCCAGGAAGCTCCGCGTTCTCGAGAACGATCCCAGAGTCCAACTTTTCGGAGGGGATCATACGTGAAAGATCTGGATGCAGCGGGTGTAGCGAGTGGAGAAGCCGAGACATCGAGTTACGAAGCAAGTACTTTTTCTTCGAGATGCCATTCGACTTTCCAGGCTCCGACGGCGGATTACGATTTTCCAAGCCAAGGGAGGGCCGGTCGAGAAAAATCCCCGGAAGATAGGAGTCCTCGAAGAGAATCACAAAGCCCAATTCATCGGAGGGAATCAATCGTGAAGAGCGACGATAAAAAGGCATCGACGTTCGCCTCGAGTGCTTATTCTTCGAGGCGTCGTTCTTCCTCTTCCAGTCCAATTCTCGATTCTGACATTCCGAAAGAACGAGCACGCGGCCACGATCGCGATGACTTGATTCTCCAAAATCGTCCTAAATCCGGAGAGAATCTCCGATCTTTCGAGCTAATAAAAAAGATCGTTCGTCCTCCGAGCCCAGATAAAAAGACAAACGCAACATCAACCAAAAAGGCATCGACCGATCGTCGAACGACTCTCGAGGATATCGAACTTTCCACGGAATCTTCGAAACTCCGTGAAACGACGAAACGACCCAAGTCTCCGGTGCACAAAGTTGTGAAAAAAGACAAACCTCCCACGGCAATgacgaaacgagaaaaaacgacgaaaaccAGCGAGACGAATACTCGTGGCTCCGGATCAAGGACCATTTCTCCGTCACCTGACACCGCCATTGCAGGCCCAGCCGCTTTCGAAGTGACGAAAAATGAGTGCAGGCCTACTggcaacaaaaaaatagagacAAAAGTCCAACGGAACTCGAAAGATACAAATTCGACGAAGGAGaaagcgatgaaaaaagcaaattcTGATGTCAGCCGTCCCGACGATGGGAAAGATTCGAGAAGATCGTCCTCGGAAATCACTGTGAAACGTCACGATACTTTCAAAGTCGCCAAACCCAATGAAAACACCGTAAACGTCTGTCCCGAAGCGATCGGCAAAgacaaagaagaaaatttggcTAAGAAAAGTCGTGAGGAATTCAAGGACAAAAGTCAGCTCCTCGAAAGGATCGAGAAGATACGAAGCACTTTGTCCCGCAGTGGAAGATCGGAGCAGAATTTACGATCGAACGGATTCGAACGTACGGATTCGGTCGAATCAGCGTTGAAGCGGTTCGACTCGATCGGCGTCGAGACCGAGCATCACGTGACCGTAGGTGTCGACGAGCCGGACAGAGTCCCGCCGAAGGCAAAGTCGGAGACATTTTATTCGactgacgtgaaaaaaataccgGTCACGGAGGAGATAATAGTTAAGAAAACCATCGCGCCGTTGTGCAGACCCGCGAAAACGACGGTCGCGGTTGTCAAGGCTCAGCCGAGACAAACCGATGCGAAATCTCTGACTCctgggagagaaagagaagttGCTAAATCGGGGAAAtctaagagagaaaaatctatGACAACTGTGACTACGCCGCGGAACACCGACAAGAAAATGGTGTCGAAATCACACGAGGCTCAGAAAAGAGCCACTTCGATGGTGAAAAAGTCACGACTCCGCAGCGAAGAGCCCTCGGGACGCGGAGAAGGGCGTCGAATGGACTCTTCGCCTCTTTGCAAAAGAAAGTTATTCGAAGATTCGGAATCCGAAATGGAGAGTGAAAATGTGAGCTCGACGATTGTCCTGACAGCGACGACGAGAGTGACGAACAACAGTCCGATCATAATGGAAATCGAGACGAAAAATAACCGGGAAAGCGTGAGGAATAGTGCGAAAGGTTCTTTGAAAATGGAATCATCCTTCGGGGAGTCGAAAATGGAAAACGAACCGGCGAAAATTTTACGCTCGATCGAGGATATTCGCAAATCCATAAAACGCGAGAGTCAGGATTTCAAACgcgaattgaataaatttaacaaaGCTATGAGAAGGAATAGCTCGACAAGGGACAGCCCCGATTCAATCCTGACCTCGGGCACCGTATCTTGCGTACAGATAACTAAAACATTCAAATCCGGCGACCGTCAACCGGtcgtgaaaatcgaaaaatcgattgttaaATTGCCAATTGCTCATAGGGTCGCGAAAAGTCAGAGTCCTGATATCGGCACCAAACGGTCCGTGGATacgagaacgaaaacgacGACGAATAACCTCGTCAGGAGAAGCGTTCCATCATCGCCCGCCAGAATCGCTGACACCTCCAACAGG TGCGGCTCTAGCGAGCTCAGAGTTTCAGAAGCGAAATCATCGATGAGGACATTATCGAGTCCGGGGTCCCGGGAGACAAAAAATCTAAGAGAATACTCGATAACAACGGAATACACGGACGTCACAGACGGGACGCGAAACGGTTGTGAAACCACCGAAACTGAAATCATGCAAACGGCGACAACGAGAAAAAACAGCGATGCTTTTGTAAGCGATTTCAACGATCCCGAGTGCTTGGAGAACAAGAAAAGTGCTTCAAGTCGTGAAGAATTTTCAGTTGGGAAGCGACCGTCGGAA agaTCGTTGACATCGCAACGGCAGTACGGATCAGCCACGATCTCGACTTCCTCAAGACCAGCCTCGGCACTCTCGACAACTTCCAGCGCAACTTCCACCCGCGGCCAAAGCCCGCAGATTAATTCAAAGAGCAAAATGTCAACGAAAGCTAAATCACCATCCTCCGATGGAGCCAGGGGACCGAACTCTAATCCGAGGACCGCTCCGCCAGCCACGGATGCAAA CGACGGACTCGTATCCTGCAAAATTTGCTCGCGTCGTTTCAACTCCGACCGCGTTGCTCGTCACGAGCAAATCTGCTCGAAAACGACGACGAAAAAGCGCAAGCAATTCGACGCGACGTCTCATCGTGTCAAGGGCACGGAATTGGAACAATTCGTTAAAAAAGGCGCCTCCAGAAAGTCCCAAGCTGAC AGAAAAGCTCAGAAGCCCGAGGTGAAGTCAAACTGGCGTCGGAAGCACGACGATTTCATAAACGCCATAAGATCAGCGAAGCAAGTTTCAGCGCATTTGGCAGCGGGTGGAAAATTGAGCGATTTGCCACCGCCGCCGCCGAGCGACACGAGCGATTACGTTCAGTGTCCCCACTGCGGCCGGAAATTCAATCAAGGTGCTGCCGATCGTCATATTCCAAAATGTCAGACGATGATGCACAACAAGCCAAATTCTCGCGCCCCTCCCAAGCCCAAACGCTAA